In a single window of the candidate division WOR-3 bacterium genome:
- the obgE gene encoding GTPase ObgE, whose amino-acid sequence MKKDHFVDYVKIKVKGGDGGNGCISFRREKYVPKGGPDGGDGGRGGNVYIEGDENLMTLLDYKYKRFYKAEDGEDGKGKKMHGKNGEDIILRVPLGTIIIDAKKNKIIGEVIKDKERILVAKGGKGGRGNAHFRTPTNRAPRICEKGKKGEEKEIILELKTLSDVSIIGLPNSGKTTLLNRLTGTDAKTAPYPFTTLTPNIGVQRDNKFRRYTICDVPGIIEGASKGKGLGLKFLRHIERSKILVFLIDGTTDDPKKDYNILLQELKNYNPLLLEKKRILLINKKDIVGFKNPFKEEALEISALTGEGVQKLKEKLEELLNE is encoded by the coding sequence ATGAAAAAAGATCATTTTGTTGATTATGTAAAAATAAAAGTAAAAGGGGGCGATGGGGGAAATGGATGTATAAGTTTCAGAAGAGAAAAATATGTTCCAAAAGGGGGACCTGATGGTGGAGACGGAGGCAGAGGCGGTAATGTTTACATTGAAGGTGATGAAAATTTGATGACTTTGCTTGATTATAAATATAAAAGGTTTTACAAAGCAGAAGACGGTGAAGATGGAAAAGGTAAAAAAATGCATGGTAAAAATGGTGAGGATATAATTCTTAGAGTTCCATTAGGAACAATTATTATAGATGCAAAGAAAAATAAAATAATAGGTGAAGTAATTAAAGACAAAGAAAGAATTCTTGTAGCAAAAGGAGGAAAGGGAGGAAGAGGGAATGCACATTTTAGAACTCCAACAAACAGAGCCCCAAGAATATGTGAAAAAGGAAAAAAAGGAGAGGAAAAGGAAATAATTTTAGAACTTAAAACCTTATCGGATGTATCAATAATAGGACTTCCTAACAGTGGAAAAACAACTCTTTTAAACAGATTAACAGGAACAGATGCAAAAACAGCTCCCTATCCCTTTACAACTTTAACTCCCAATATTGGTGTCCAGAGAGACAATAAATTCAGGAGATATACAATATGTGATGTTCCCGGAATAATTGAGGGGGCAAGTAAAGGTAAAGGGCTTGGTTTAAAATTTTTAAGGCATATTGAAAGGTCAAAAATACTTGTTTTTCTAATTGATGGAACAACTGATGACCCAAAAAAAGATTACAATATTCTTTTACAGGAACTTAAAAACTATAACCCTTTACTTCTTGAAAAAAAGAGAATACTTCTCATAAATAAAAAAGATATAGTAGGTTTTAAAAACCCCTTTAAGGAAGAAGCACTTGAAATTTCTGCTTTAACCGGTGAGGGAGTTCAAAAATTAAAAGAAAAACTGGAGGAGCTTTTAAATGAATGA
- the dprA gene encoding DNA-processing protein DprA — protein sequence MEKEKIIAISLKEKNITLEKFLKEDFKIEKEFLKKAKEIIKDCESSGIKILTIFDNQYPEELKRCPLPPLVIYMKGKISTLKKRKIGIIGTRKPTKYGREVALEFSKKLSEKGVVIVSGGARGIDTIAHLGAIEVGGETICIFGSGLNVFYPPENIKIFKKIEEKGILISEYPPYTKPFAYNFPMRNRIIAALSEALLVVEAGEKSGTFITVKWALDMGKDIFAIPGEIYSPKSRGPNFLIKQGATLVTDPSEILEYLGIEEKSEKEEIKLEGKEKKIFEFIKENGRKSIDEIREKIKIETGELISILINLEIKGIIRNEGSGFYSIK from the coding sequence ATGGAAAAAGAAAAAATTATAGCAATTTCCTTAAAGGAAAAAAATATTACTCTTGAAAAGTTTTTAAAAGAAGATTTTAAAATTGAAAAAGAATTTTTAAAAAAAGCAAAGGAAATAATAAAAGATTGTGAGAGCTCAGGTATAAAAATATTAACAATATTTGATAATCAATACCCAGAAGAATTAAAGAGATGTCCTCTTCCTCCTCTTGTTATTTATATGAAAGGGAAAATTAGCACCCTTAAAAAAAGAAAAATAGGAATAATAGGAACAAGAAAACCCACAAAATATGGTAGAGAAGTTGCTCTTGAGTTTTCCAAAAAATTATCTGAAAAAGGAGTTGTGATTGTAAGTGGAGGAGCAAGAGGAATTGATACAATAGCCCATCTCGGAGCAATTGAAGTAGGAGGAGAAACAATATGTATCTTTGGTTCAGGTCTTAATGTTTTCTATCCACCTGAAAATATAAAAATATTCAAAAAAATAGAGGAAAAGGGAATTTTAATTTCTGAGTATCCTCCATATACAAAACCCTTTGCCTATAATTTTCCAATGCGGAATAGAATAATAGCTGCTTTATCTGAAGCATTACTTGTTGTTGAAGCAGGAGAAAAATCAGGAACATTTATAACAGTAAAATGGGCACTTGATATGGGTAAGGATATTTTTGCAATACCTGGAGAAATTTACTCTCCCAAAAGTAGAGGACCAAACTTTCTCATAAAACAAGGTGCAACTCTTGTAACAGATCCTTCAGAAATTCTTGAATATCTTGGAATTGAAGAAAAATCAGAAAAAGAAGAAATAAAACTTGAAGGTAAAGAAAAGAAAATTTTTGAATTTATTAAAGAGAATGGAAGAAAAAGTATAGACGAAATAAGGGAAAAAATAAAAATTGAAACTGGAGAACTGATTTCCATTTTAATTAATCTTGAAATAAAAGGAATTATAAGAAATGAGGGAAGTGGTTTTTATTCAATAAAATAA
- the rsmD gene encoding 16S rRNA (guanine(966)-N(2))-methyltransferase RsmD has protein sequence MKKLTKFIMSKIKIKAGFLKGKNIYVPDFIRPTQDKVKKGIFDILENKVINSIFLDLFAGSGNIGIEAISRGAKFCYFVEKSQKCIEVIKKNIRDLKIEDKTKIIKIDAEKFVKKSEEKFNVIFADPPYNYKIKREFIINTLNILKEGLLILEISKRNKLNEINDLIKREVNYGETKILFFGNLSG, from the coding sequence ATGAAAAAACTTACAAAATTTATAATGTCAAAAATAAAAATCAAAGCCGGGTTCTTAAAAGGAAAAAATATATATGTCCCGGATTTCATAAGACCCACACAGGATAAAGTTAAAAAGGGAATATTTGACATACTTGAAAATAAAGTTATTAACTCTATTTTTCTTGATCTTTTTGCAGGTTCTGGAAATATAGGAATTGAAGCAATTTCAAGAGGTGCGAAATTCTGTTATTTTGTTGAAAAATCTCAAAAATGTATTGAAGTTATTAAAAAAAACATAAGGGATCTAAAAATAGAAGATAAAACTAAAATAATAAAAATTGATGCTGAAAAATTTGTTAAAAAAAGTGAAGAAAAATTTAATGTAATTTTCGCAGATCCGCCTTATAATTATAAAATAAAAAGAGAATTCATAATTAATACTCTTAACATTCTAAAGGAAGGATTATTAATATTAGAAATAAGTAAAAGAAACAAATTAAATGAGATAAATGATTTAATTAAAAGGGAGGTTAATTATGGCGAAACAAAAATTCTATTCTTTGGCAATTTATCCGGGTAG
- a CDS encoding serine/threonine-protein kinase, with protein sequence MKIGKYEIVSELKKDNFTEVYKVYNKSLNRYCLIKLISKDFPEDLVLRFNEEAKTCASIDHPYAVKIYEIFEKDNKIIVVYEWVDGYDLSKLIEISEKIDPEVALIITYKVLEVLDYIHKKGIIHRDIKPSNILISKEGFVKLTDFGIAKAKDSPEITQPGVVIGTPFYMSPEQVKGEKLYPSSDIFSLGCTLYEMITGKKAFTGKDTTQILIKIERENPDFSRKIFKGVKNNIKKILKKSLYKNPEKRYKSASEFKKDILKIVGERKILEGDKIIRDYIEEKIKIFETKTLKGLKKKKEEKKEKGLTKILIPLFTGLFLIFLISSFYFYKKFFYPYLEIKSTFDVKICKINNELVLLPFKGSVPPGKVEIKVLAPFYLYRGIFYLKLREKKVIEIPFKEGDSTSFHFRGKGKIFVNKNLVGSDSIDYKIKPGIPYLFEIKGKKDTIKEYLSSLKKDVIWIYMP encoded by the coding sequence ATGAAAATTGGGAAATATGAAATTGTATCAGAGTTAAAAAAAGATAATTTTACAGAGGTCTATAAAGTATATAACAAATCTTTAAATAGATATTGTCTTATAAAGTTAATTTCAAAAGATTTTCCTGAAGATTTAGTTTTAAGATTTAATGAAGAAGCAAAAACATGTGCCTCAATTGATCATCCTTATGCTGTTAAAATTTATGAAATTTTTGAAAAGGATAATAAAATAATAGTAGTATATGAATGGGTTGATGGTTATGATCTTTCAAAGTTAATAGAAATAAGTGAAAAAATTGACCCTGAAGTTGCCTTAATTATAACTTATAAGGTTCTTGAAGTTCTTGATTACATTCATAAAAAAGGCATAATTCACAGGGATATAAAACCCTCAAATATATTGATTTCAAAAGAAGGTTTTGTTAAATTAACAGATTTTGGAATAGCTAAGGCAAAGGATTCTCCGGAAATTACTCAACCAGGTGTTGTAATTGGGACACCCTTTTATATGTCCCCTGAGCAGGTAAAGGGAGAGAAATTATATCCTTCATCAGATATATTTTCTCTTGGATGTACTCTTTATGAGATGATTACAGGAAAAAAAGCTTTTACAGGAAAAGATACAACGCAGATTTTAATTAAAATAGAAAGGGAAAATCCAGATTTTTCAAGAAAAATTTTTAAAGGGGTTAAAAATAATATTAAAAAAATTTTAAAAAAAAGTCTTTATAAAAATCCTGAAAAGAGATATAAAAGTGCCTCAGAATTTAAAAAGGATATTTTGAAAATAGTTGGTGAAAGAAAAATTTTAGAGGGAGATAAAATTATAAGGGATTACATAGAAGAAAAAATAAAAATTTTTGAAACAAAAACACTTAAAGGATTAAAGAAAAAAAAAGAGGAGAAAAAGGAAAAAGGACTCACGAAAATTTTGATACCCTTATTTACGGGTTTATTTTTGATTTTTTTAATTTCTTCTTTTTATTTTTATAAAAAATTCTTTTACCCTTATCTTGAAATAAAATCTACCTTTGATGTAAAAATATGTAAAATTAATAATGAATTGGTTTTGCTTCCCTTTAAAGGAAGTGTTCCTCCTGGAAAAGTGGAAATAAAAGTTTTAGCTCCCTTTTACCTTTACAGGGGAATTTTTTATTTAAAATTAAGAGAAAAAAAAGTAATTGAAATTCCTTTTAAGGAGGGAGATAGCACAAGTTTTCACTTCAGGGGAAAGGGAAAGATATTTGTAAATAAAAACTTAGTAGGTTCTGATTCTATTGATTATAAAATAAAACCCGGTATCCCTTATCTCTTTGAAATTAAAGGTAAAAAAGATACAATTAAAGAGTATTTATCTAGTTTAAAAAAGGATGTTATCTGGATATATATGCCTTAA
- a CDS encoding NAD(P)H-hydrate dehydratase: MFVVTPEEMKKIDNRTTHEFGLEGKILMENAGRSVFDLILNKIPSCDKITVLCGKGNNGGDGFVIARYFLNRGKDVSIYLLGNPEELKGDSLYHFRLLELLKARIKVINLNDPELKFDLLSSDVVVDALFGTGFKGELPKEIKLLFGLLKERRGKFVAVDIPSGVDGETGDAEHIVPEADFTVTFAFPKLGHFLYPGREKTGELYLADICIPKFFSEEIKRRVIYQEDVYPFLPKREKNVHKGKCGRVLILGGSKGYGGAVYLASKAAYYAGAGLVFAAFPEDIYPSIESNLIEAVKIPLPSKNGRLFTKSLSPILDYLEKIDVVAFGPGILRSEDTKNFVIEFLEKIKDKKVLIDADGIVLLKDNKEILKERKEATIITPHPGEMSLFIGDKSPEEVDKKRIEVAENLSILYDIVVVLKGAPTIISSTYGTFICPLGNPGMATGGSGDVLTGLIAGLWAQGLPPERAAKLGVFLHSLAGDIAALKKGIYSLLAGDILEEIPSAFNFKFEEERIGLTRKILPLI; the protein is encoded by the coding sequence ATGTTTGTGGTAACACCCGAAGAAATGAAAAAAATTGATAATAGAACCACTCACGAATTTGGGCTGGAGGGTAAAATTTTAATGGAGAATGCTGGAAGATCTGTATTTGATTTGATACTAAATAAAATCCCAAGTTGTGACAAAATTACTGTTCTATGTGGTAAGGGTAATAATGGGGGCGATGGTTTTGTAATTGCAAGGTATTTTTTGAACAGGGGAAAAGATGTAAGTATTTATCTTTTAGGTAACCCAGAGGAATTAAAAGGGGATTCTTTATACCATTTTCGTCTTCTTGAACTCCTAAAAGCTAGGATTAAAGTTATAAATCTAAATGACCCTGAACTCAAATTTGATCTTTTATCATCTGATGTTGTGGTAGATGCTTTATTTGGAACAGGCTTTAAAGGAGAATTGCCCAAGGAGATTAAATTGCTCTTCGGGCTTTTAAAAGAGAGAAGAGGAAAATTTGTGGCAGTTGATATACCATCAGGTGTAGATGGTGAAACAGGTGATGCAGAGCATATTGTTCCAGAAGCTGATTTTACAGTTACCTTTGCCTTTCCAAAACTCGGTCATTTTCTTTATCCTGGTAGAGAAAAAACAGGTGAACTTTATCTTGCGGATATCTGTATCCCTAAGTTTTTCTCTGAAGAAATAAAAAGAAGGGTTATATATCAAGAAGATGTTTATCCATTTCTTCCTAAAAGAGAAAAGAATGTTCATAAGGGTAAATGCGGAAGGGTTTTAATTTTGGGTGGTTCCAAAGGGTATGGGGGAGCAGTTTATCTTGCTTCAAAAGCAGCTTATTATGCAGGTGCAGGACTTGTTTTTGCTGCTTTTCCTGAAGATATATACCCTTCAATTGAGTCAAATTTAATTGAAGCAGTTAAAATTCCTTTACCATCAAAGAATGGAAGACTTTTTACAAAGTCTTTAAGTCCAATTCTTGATTATCTTGAAAAAATTGATGTTGTCGCTTTTGGTCCAGGAATTTTAAGAAGTGAAGATACAAAAAATTTTGTAATTGAATTTCTTGAAAAAATAAAAGATAAAAAAGTTTTAATTGATGCAGACGGTATTGTTTTATTAAAAGATAATAAGGAAATTTTAAAGGAAAGAAAAGAAGCCACAATTATAACCCCACATCCAGGTGAAATGAGTTTATTTATTGGAGATAAAAGTCCTGAAGAAGTGGATAAAAAAAGGATAGAGGTGGCTGAAAATCTTTCAATTCTTTATGATATAGTTGTCGTTTTGAAAGGTGCTCCCACGATAATTTCATCAACTTACGGAACTTTTATCTGTCCACTTGGAAATCCTGGAATGGCAACAGGTGGTTCAGGTGATGTTTTAACAGGTTTAATAGCTGGATTATGGGCGCAGGGTTTACCTCCAGAAAGAGCAGCAAAATTGGGTGTATTTTTACATTCTCTCGCTGGTGATATTGCTGCCTTGAAAAAAGGTATTTACTCCCTTTTAGCTGGTGATATACTGGAAGAGATTCCTTCTGCCTTTAATTTCAAATTTGAGGAAGAAAGAATAGGTTTAACAAGAAAAATACTACCACTTATTTGA
- a CDS encoding sugar transferase — translation MEKIERIIALFLIIILLPVFAIISLIIMLESKGKPIFVQERIGKNKKKFNIYKFRTMYIDGEKRLKEFFEKNPEAKREWEIYRKLKNKDPRITKFGKWLRSFSFDELPQLFNILKGEMSFVGPRPYMAEEVERFESEDEIIFNLKPGLTGPWQVSGRNKLTFKERVEIDKNYIKQKTLRGDLIILLKTFGAIISKDGAY, via the coding sequence ATGGAGAAAATTGAAAGAATTATTGCCCTTTTCCTAATTATTATTCTTTTGCCGGTTTTTGCAATTATTTCTTTGATAATAATGTTAGAAAGTAAAGGTAAGCCTATTTTTGTTCAGGAAAGGATAGGAAAAAATAAGAAAAAATTTAATATTTATAAATTCAGGACAATGTATATTGATGGAGAAAAAAGACTTAAAGAATTTTTTGAGAAAAATCCAGAAGCTAAAAGGGAATGGGAAATATATAGAAAACTTAAAAATAAGGATCCAAGAATAACAAAATTCGGAAAATGGCTTAGAAGTTTTAGTTTTGATGAACTTCCGCAGCTTTTTAACATACTTAAAGGTGAAATGAGTTTTGTTGGGCCAAGACCTTACATGGCTGAAGAAGTTGAAAGGTTTGAATCTGAGGATGAGATAATATTTAACTTAAAACCAGGTTTAACAGGTCCTTGGCAGGTTAGTGGGAGGAATAAATTAACTTTTAAAGAGAGAGTTGAGATAGATAAGAATTATATAAAGCAAAAAACTTTGAGAGGTGACTTAATAATACTCTTAAAAACCTTTGGTGCAATAATTAGTAAAGATGGTGCTTATTAA
- the coaD gene encoding pantetheine-phosphate adenylyltransferase, which produces MAKQKFYSLAIYPGSFDPLTLGHVDLIKRALYIFDKLIIAVGTPSYKKLLLDSEERIELIKKVFNKEKRVCVEKLEGLLVDFASKKKAKVIIRGLRAVSDFEYEFQMAWMNRKLNPDIEIIFMMPSEKYAYLSSTMVREIALLKGELKGLVPKLVEDYIKKKFYK; this is translated from the coding sequence ATGGCGAAACAAAAATTCTATTCTTTGGCAATTTATCCGGGTAGTTTTGATCCGCTTACCTTAGGACATGTGGATCTTATAAAAAGAGCTTTATATATTTTTGACAAATTAATAATAGCTGTGGGAACACCTTCATACAAAAAATTACTTCTTGATTCTGAGGAGAGAATTGAACTTATAAAAAAAGTTTTTAATAAGGAAAAAAGAGTTTGTGTTGAAAAACTTGAAGGACTTTTAGTTGATTTTGCAAGCAAAAAGAAAGCTAAAGTTATAATAAGGGGGTTAAGAGCAGTTTCGGACTTTGAATATGAATTTCAGATGGCCTGGATGAATAGAAAATTGAATCCTGATATTGAAATTATATTTATGATGCCCTCTGAAAAATATGCATATTTATCATCAACAATGGTAAGAGAAATTGCACTTTTAAAAGGTGAACTAAAAGGTCTTGTTCCAAAGCTTGTTGAAGACTACATAAAGAAAAAATTTTATAAATGA
- the recO gene encoding DNA repair protein RecO: protein MKEVLFIKREKGVVLRTINFKESSLIFKFFSEKSGGVKIIAFGVKRTTNPYKGIISAGNLIEVIYHKKETSEFGKMREVKLLWKPEKIFTDYKKFLISYFLLEKIEKYIGENLRFSSIYDFTFSFLKELNSLGEVNKNVLLSLLMKFLSISGIGPELQNCIKCKRKLEDGFFITSEGGMFCFNCAKEFEEKIYIDKKNLAYLKFLLKENTEKCKNLKALNEELILNIINSFYKFYIGEDFLKNLSKILKEL from the coding sequence ATTAAAGAAGTCCTTTTTATAAAAAGGGAAAAGGGGGTAGTTCTAAGAACTATAAATTTTAAAGAAAGTTCTTTAATTTTTAAATTTTTTTCTGAAAAATCTGGAGGAGTTAAGATAATAGCCTTTGGCGTAAAAAGGACTACTAATCCCTATAAGGGAATCATATCAGCAGGAAATTTAATTGAAGTAATCTATCATAAAAAGGAAACTTCAGAGTTTGGCAAAATGAGAGAAGTAAAGCTTTTATGGAAACCTGAAAAAATTTTTACTGATTACAAAAAATTTCTAATCTCTTACTTTTTACTTGAAAAAATTGAAAAGTATATAGGAGAAAATTTAAGATTTTCTTCAATATACGATTTTACTTTTTCTTTTTTAAAAGAACTAAATTCCTTAGGGGAGGTTAATAAAAATGTTCTTTTATCTTTACTTATGAAGTTTCTAAGTATATCAGGTATTGGACCAGAACTACAAAATTGCATAAAATGTAAAAGAAAATTAGAAGACGGCTTTTTTATTACAAGTGAAGGAGGGATGTTTTGTTTTAATTGTGCAAAAGAATTTGAGGAAAAAATCTATATTGATAAAAAAAATTTAGCCTATTTAAAATTTTTACTAAAGGAAAATACAGAAAAATGTAAAAATTTAAAAGCTCTTAATGAGGAATTGATTTTGAATATAATAAATAGTTTCTACAAATTTTATATTGGAGAGGATTTTTTAAAAAATTTATCCAAGATACTAAAAGAACTTTAA